TGCCGCAGGCATGACTTACTCCTTGGTCAGCCGCAGCTCGGCCCGACAGGCCACAATGGCCCCCTGGAGCCCGGTCAGTGCGGCCTGGGCCTGGGCTTCAAATTTCTCCAACTCGTCCATTCGCACGGCAGCCCCGCCCGGACCGTCTTCGGATGTGGCATGCTCGTAGCTCCTGGCCAGGGCCCCCAGCTCGCCCATGGCTTGCATGAACTGCCGCCGCGCCCCGTCCGCGCCTTTCATCTCGGGCAAACGCAGGAACACGCCCCCTCTGGCACCGGCCAGTCCGTGCATGATCCTGTCCTCGGGGTCGCACTTCTCCATCACCGGTAGCAGCAGGTCCATGCCCGCCTTGTTGCTCAGGTTCTCCGGGTTCAGCTCGTTGAGCAGGGTATTGCGCGACTTACCTACCATGGCGGACAACAGGTCCGACTTCTTGGAGTCGATGACCACGTCGTGAACGAATTCTGAAAGGGGCTTGTCCATGAAACTTTATCCTTCGTTAATGTGCAGGTTCCAAAAAA
The genomic region above belongs to uncultured Pseudodesulfovibrio sp. and contains:
- a CDS encoding phage regulatory CII family protein — encoded protein: MDKPLSEFVHDVVIDSKKSDLLSAMVGKSRNTLLNELNPENLSNKAGMDLLLPVMEKCDPEDRIMHGLAGARGGVFLRLPEMKGADGARRQFMQAMGELGALARSYEHATSEDGPGGAAVRMDELEKFEAQAQAALTGLQGAIVACRAELRLTKE